Proteins from one Podospora pseudocomata strain CBS 415.72m chromosome 4, whole genome shotgun sequence genomic window:
- the GPI18 gene encoding ER membrane glycoprotein subunit of the GPI transamidase complex-like protein (CAZy:GT76; EggNog:ENOG503NYKS; COG:G; BUSCO:EOG09262GLP) has protein sequence MTASSTSFKSPRAHAPTTTTTTTTPNTRIISSAQPYRTLVTAFLIWKAVLFAIALGSSLVGDAYDTSADLLVHGGVEAATTGQQRAQQPLGLSGGLVSRFASWDAIYFLSSAKRGYIYEQEWAFGAGLPIVVRGILQGARHVGIAPPADGGVLPEAVIGVTVANTAHFLSVIVLFHLGQVVWRDRTLSLVAALLHIVSPAGMFLTAPYMESSYAFLAFTGYLLFALSSQAESRALTRDVYLVLAGIFFGLATAFRSNGILNGIPFAWEVLRHLPNLPHKPFDTIRRLVALGIGGICVALGSIIPQAIAYGQFCSGASGVDPRPWCEAYLPSIFTFVQEHYWNVGFLRYWTISNLPLFLLATPMLAILVRSGVEQPTSARQPVIAAKPVESAQLTSLVQSAAAAQVVLAALAIAMYHVQIITRISSGYPLWYWWVAGSLIRGEKVGGYIVKFMVLYALIQGVLFTSFLPPA, from the exons ATGACAGCCTCATCCACCAGCTTCAAGAGCCCCCGTGCTCAtgcccccaccaccaccaccaccaccaccacgcccAACACCCGCATCATCAGTAGTGCCCAACCATACAGAACGCTGGTGACCGCATTTCTGATATGGAAAGCTGTCTTGTTTGCCATTGCCCTGGGAAGCAGCCTCGTGGGCGACGCCTATGACACCTCCGCCGACCTCTTGGTGCACGGTGGCGTGGAAGCGGCAACGACGGGCCAACAACGGGCTCAGCAGCCATTGGGTCTTTCTGGTGGCCTGGTCTCGCGGTTTGCCAGCTGGGATGCCATTTACTTTCTCAGTTCTGCAAAACGAGGATATATATATGAACAGGAATGGGCCTTTGGTGCTGGCCTGCCCATCGTGGTCAGAGGGATTCTTCAAG GTGCAAGACATGTTGGCATCGCTCCCCCAGCAGATGGGGGTGTTCTCCCTGAAGCTGTCATTGGCGTCACTGTCGCCAATACGGCACATTTTCTCTCGGTGATTGTGCTCTTCCACCTCGGACAGGTTGTGTGGCGGGACCGCACTCTATCTTTGGTTGCGGCTCTGCTGCACATCGTCTCGCCTGCTGGCATGTTCCTCACGGCGCCTTACATGGAAAGCTCCTACGCCTTTCTGGCCTTTACCGGATATCTTCTCTTTGCACTGAGTAGCCAAGCTGAGAGTCGTGCACTTACTCGTGATGTGTATTTGGTGCTCGCAGGGATTTTCTTTGGTCTGGCCACAGCCTTCCGAAGCAACGGCATTCTGAATGGTATCCCATTTGCCTGGGAAGTTCTGCGGCACCTCCCGAATCTGCCGCATAAGCCTTTCGACACCATCCGCCGCCTTGTCGCGTTGGGCATCGGGGGTATCTGCGTAGCTCTAGGGTCCATAATCCCTCAGGCCATCGCTTATGGGCAGTTTTGCTCCGGTGCTTCCGGGGTAGATCCTCGGCCATGGTGTGAGGCTTACTTACCGAGCATCTTCACCTTTGTCCAGGAGCACTATTG GAATGTCGGCTTCCTCCGCTACTGGACGATTTCTAATCTCCCATTATTTTTGCTCGCCACCCCGATGCTGGCGATCCTAGTTCGATCGGGAGTGGAGCAACCCACATCGGCTCGGCAGCCTGTGATTGCCGCCAAACCCGTCGAGTCGGCCCAACTGACGTCGCTTGTTCAGTCTGCAGCGGCGGCTCAAGTGGTGCTTGCTGCGCTTGCTATTGCCATGTACCATGTGCAGATTATCACGAGGATATCGTCTGGGTAT